The Psychrobacillus sp. FSL K6-2836 nucleotide sequence TGCAAATGCACCAAAAGGGTACAACTACTATGTTGGGCGTTGGTGAAGGTGGAGAATCTCAGGAGACTGAGATGGAGACTTATATTACAGAAGATGCCATGTATATGTATGAAGGCACCACTGCACAATGGATGAAGTTTCCTCAGGAAATGGTAGACCAAATGTTAAGTACTACAAAACAAACTGATCCTGCAACTCAACTGCAGCCTTTACAAGAGTATTTAGAACAAGTGGAATTTGAACAAGACGATGAAAATTATATTTTAACACTTGAGGGTAGTGGGGAAGAGTTTACGAGTCTTGTGCAAGATCAGGTAGATGAAGCACTTCAAAGTCTAACTACAGAAGAAAATGTTAACTTAGACTTTGCTATTCATTCGATTGAATACTTAGTTCATATTGATAAAAAATCATTCCAAACGAACAAATTAGATATGATTATAGATATGGACATGACAATAGAAGGCGAAACGGTGAACATGCAATTGAATGCTAAAACCAACTTCTCTAATTTCAATGAAATAGATGAGATTGTCGTTCCTCAAGAAATTATTGATGGTGCAACTGAACTTTAAATGAATAGTTTACATTTAAAAGGCTATTGTAATTGTTGCGAAAAATCAACAATTGCAGTAGTCTTTTTGAATTAGGGGCAGAATGTAGTAAAATAGAATAGGACTAAAATAGATTGAAACGGCATATACGTGTATGGTCAATTGAAAATCATTTTCATCTAATCGTTGACTTAAATGGTCGAGATGCTATAATTAAACTGTCACTAATTGATAATGATTTTCAATACCGTCTATATACAAAAAGAATGACAAGGATAGTTTTGAAGGTCTCTAATTATGCAAAGTCTTAGTAGAAAAAGTTTGTATCACCAACTACTGCTGGGACGTTTGATGCAACTAGATTAGGAATATCGATAATAGTATTTGCTAATACATAGTACTTATATTTGTTCCGCTAGTTGGGCTAGTGTAGGGAAGATTTTATCTTCAATATATAATAAAATATTTACTCAGTGTTGAGAATAATTTTCAATAGCATCTGAGAATAAAAGAAATATGGGGTTTAAAATGAGACTGTGGATGCTGATTGTTACAGTAATCATCCTGTCAGTAATTTCGCTATTTATTGGTGCGATTGACATAAAGCCAAGTGATTTGCTTAATTGGGAATCATTAGAAACACAAATTTTCTTAATGAGTCGTTTACCAAGATTATTAGCTATAATTTTAGCTGGCGCAGGGATGGGTATTGCAGGTTTGATAATGCAAAGTTTAAGTAGAAACAAATTTGTATCGCCAACAACGGCTGGTACGTTAGATGCAGCAAAACTAGGGATTATCATATCAATGATGTTCTTTACAGGTATGTCATATATTGGACAAATTGCTTTTAGTTTTGCATTTGCTTTAATAGGTACATTTATTTTTATGCAGTTGCTTGAACGAATTAAGTTCAAAGATGCTGTGTTTGTACCACTTATTGGTATTATGTACGGAAATGTTATAGGAGCACTATCTACTTTCCTAGCGTATGAAGGGAACATGCTACAAAATGTTGATGCATTTTTTCAGGGGAGCTTCACGCTAGTTGTTTCTGGACGCTATGAGCTTCTTTATGTAGCTGTACCAGCAATTATTATTGCTTATATTTACGCCAATAAATTTACCGTAGCGGGTATGGGTGAGGATTTTGCTAAAAATCTCGGCTTAAGCTATCGTACGGTATTGAATATCGGGTTAATTATTGTTGCTGTTATTTCGACGACAGTCATTTTAACTGTGGGTGTTATCCCGTTTTTAGGATTAATAGTACCAAATCTTGTTTCCCTTTATTTAGGGGATAATTTACGTAAAACAATACCACACACCATTTTTATGGGTGCAGCATTTTTATTGTTCTGTGATATTATTAGCCGCTTAATCGTACATCCATTTGAAATTCCGGTAAATACAACTGTTGCAGTAATCGGTAGTGCGATCTTCTTAATTATGTTGTTTAGGGGGAAAGCATATGCGAAAAAATAGTACGAAGTTAATTTTATTATCGGTTATTGCGCTCATTTTTATGATGTTATTTGCCTTTTACGATATTCAAGGTGGTTTTAGTTATGCATTTCCAAAACGTTTAGAACGAATGTTTGCGATGATTATTACAGGTACTGCAATCGCTTATGCAACAGTTGCGTTCCAAACCGTAACCCACAATAGGCTATTAACACCATCGGTTATGGGTATTGACTCCATGTACAATATAGTTCAAACGATTATTTATTTTGCCTTAGGATCATCTTCTATTTTTGTTGTAAGCCGTTATTTAAACTTTGGAGTATCAATTATTGCTATGGTTTTGTTCGCTTTAATTTTATATCGCTTCTTATTTCGTGCAGATAAGTATCCGATTTTCTTATTGCTATTGGCAGGTATGATCATCGGTACATTGCTTGGAAGCTTAGTTACCTTTATGCAAGTAATTATTGATCCAGTAGAGTATGAAAGCTTACAAGCTAGATTGTTTGCTAGCTTTATGAATGTAAAAACAGAATTGTTATTTTTATCAGCAGGTATTTTAGTATTAGCATTTCTTTATGGCACACGCATATTACATAAATTAGATGTTATGGCTTTAGGGCGTGATAATGCCATGAACTTAGGTATTGACTATGACAAGATGGTTTTACGAATTCTAATTTTGTCATCGATTTTAATAGCAGTATCGACAGCGTTAGTAGGACCAATTACGTTTTTAGGGTTAATCGTTTCCAACTTAGCGTATCAATATTTTGCTACATACAAACACTCGGTTTTAATTATAGGAGCAAGTTTAATTAGTATCATTGCATTAGTCGGCGGTCAATTTTTAGTGCTACACGTATTTAATTTAACGACAACGATTAGTGTAATTATTAACTTTATCGGCGGTCTTTACTTTATTTACTTATTACTAAAGGAAAGTAGGAAAGCAGCATGATAGAAATTAAAGGGCTCTCTAAAAGCTTTGGGAAAAAAATTGTAGTTGAAGATGTTACTTTAAAAATTCAATCAAAAGCCATTACGTCCTTTATTGGACCTAATGGTGCGGGGAAATCAACGTTATTGTCAATGGTAAGTCGTTTGTTAGATGCGGATACAGGTGAAGTATTGTTAGACCAATCAGATGTAAAGAAAATGAAATCAGATAAATTTGCGAAGCGTGTTGCAATTTTAAAGCAATCAAATCATTTAAATATTCGTTTAACTGTTCGAGAGCTTGTAGCCTTTGGTCGGTATCCTTACTCAAAAGGGCGTTTGAACGAAGAAGATAATAAGTTTGTGGATCAAGCGTTGGAGTATATGAATTTAACTGATATGCAAGATAAGTTTTTAGATGAGCTTTCAGGTGGACAAAAGCAGCGCGCATTTATATCTATGGTTATTGCGCAAGATACTGAATACATTTTACTGGATGAACCATTAAACAATCTAGACATGAAGCATTCTGTTCAGATCATGAAAATTCTACGTAAATTAGTAGATGATTTAGGGAAAACAGTAGTTATCGTATTGCATGATATTAACTTTGCCTCTGTTTATTCAGATCGTATCGTTGCGTTAAAGGATGGTCGTTTAGTAAAAGATGGTCCAACAGATGAGATTATCAACTCAGATTCTTTACGCGAAGTGTATGATATGCATATTCCTGTTCAAGTGCAAGATGGCTGTAGAATCTGTGTCTATTTTAATTCGCATAATTAATTTTAAGAAAGTAATTGACAATTGAAGCAAACTAAACTAGAATTTGGTTTAGTTGATTGAGAATGATTTTCATTATCATTTTCAAAATGAAAGAGTTTTATTAGGAGGAGAAATTTAGTATGAAGAAGTGGAATATTATAACTGCTGCAGCATTAGCATTAATGTTAGCTGCTTGTGGATCAGAAGAAACAGAGACACCAAAAGCAGGTGACACCAACGAAGCAAGTGAAACAGAAAAAGAAGTAGTGGAAGAGTCAGCGTTTCCAATGACAGTATCTTCGTTAACTACTGCTCGCGAAACAGAAGAAGGTGCTTCAGTTACTTTTGAAGACATTACGTTAGAAGAAGAGCCAAAGCGCATCATCTCTTTGGACTATGGTTTCTTAGATACACTTGACGCACTAGGAGTTGAAGGTATCGTAGGTGTAGCAGCTGGTGGTGGTAAAGGGAATATTCCAGAACACTTAAAAGAAAAATATGCACCAAGCGATGAAATTGCTGATGTTGGTACATTAAAAGCAATCGACTTCGAAGCAGTTGCAGCTGCAAACCCAGATATCATTTTTATGTCAGGGCGCCAAACTCCATTCTATGAAGAGTTAAAAGAAATTACACCAAATGTGGTATTTATCGGTTCCGATAATTCGAACTATATTGATGCAGTTTATGAAACAGTTGACTTAGCCGCAAACATGTTTGGTAAAGTTGAAAAAGGTGAAGAGTTAAAAGCTGAATTACAAGAAAAAGTTGATGCTGTAAAAGAAAAAGCAGCTGGCTATGAAAATGCATTAGTTGCAATGTATAACGACAAAAAAATCTCTGGCTTCGATAATAGTGCAGAATCTCGTTTCGCATATGTGTACAATGATTTTGGTTTCAAACCAGCAACAACTGATATTAAAGCATCTTCCCACGGGTCTGACTTTTCTTATGAGTCATTACTTTCTGTAGATCCAGAAGTATTATTAATCGTTGACCGTACAGTTTCGGATGTAGAAACGATTAAAGCAGATATCGAAAATGATATTATTAAACAAACACGTGCTTATAAAGAAGGTAAAATCGTATACTTAGACGGTACGAACTGGTACTTCTCAAGCAACGGTGTAACAACTGAGGCAGCTAAACTACAAGAAATCTTAGATGAATTAAAATAATCCATTCTAAAGAAGAGCTATCCTATTCGTGTATACGAGTAAGGTAGCTCTTTTCTTGACTATAATAGAAATCAAATTAATCTATTTTACCAATCAGATGGAAAAGTAGTTTTTTCTTAGGTGAGTTTTTAGCTGTATTCATTGTACAACCTAAAATTTTTAACATATAATTTGGTTAATGGATAGGAGGGTTTTTGTTATGAGGAAATGGTTTTATCCACTTAGCCTAGTAACATTATTAGGATTTGCTGTCCTGTTATTATATTTCAGTTCGAAAGAAATAGCGCAGCTCGACTATCAGATGTCCCAGTTGTTTGGTGATAATAAAGTGATTGGATTATTCCATTACTTAGGGGAAACTAAATTTATTGTATTTATAACGCTTATATTAATTATTTATCTATGGTTTCGGTCAAGAAACTATCGGGGAATGCTGTTTGTTGTACTTTCCATAGGATTTGGAAATGTTCTAAATCAAATGCTCAAAAAATGGGTTGAAAGAGAACGTCCGGATGTTCCACAACAGATAGAAACCTTTAGTTTTCCGTCCGGGCATGCGATGGTTGGACTTTTATGTTTGTTTACGATTGCTTACTTTTTAACAGAGCATCAATCGAGTAGACTAAAACAGGTTCTAATCTGGACAATCACCATATCTATCACCATGATGGTAGGGCTATCTCGTATTGCGGAACATCGACATTATGCTTCAGATGTAATAGCTGGATGGATGATTGGATATTCTTGGTTTGTAATCGTAGCATTGTGGTATGAATATAGAAACAGAGTTTTTAAAAAGTATACACAGTAAAAACCTTTCCTTGTTGGAAAGGTTTTTTTAAGAGGAGTGAGATACATGTTTGAAATACCAGAGGAGCTTGTTAAACTTGGGGTCGAACGTATAGCAGGATTTCCTGTTGAAGGATTTGTTAAAGGGAAGGGACCAAAAAAACCAAGTATTTTACTAATAGGTGAAGCTCCTGGAGAGAATGAAGCGATAAAAGGAGTGCCATTTATCGGTAGAGCTGGTGACGAGTTAAATAAGTCATTAGAAAGTATTGGATTGACCCGAGAAGACGTATACATGACAAGCGCAGTTCGCAGCCGTCCATATGTGTGGAGAGAAAAGAAGACACGAAATGGCGAGTTAATACAAAAAAAGTATAATCGCCCACCTACTCAATTAGAAGTAGTGGCACATGCACCAATATTAGATTATGAAATAAAAAATATTGTGCCTCATATTATTGTTACGTTAGGAAATGTTGGTTTACAACGTTTATTGGGAAAAGATGCAAAGGTATCTATATTGCATGGTGAATTGCTTCATAGACCAATACGGCATTTGAAATCCCTGGATTCTGCTGAATTTATATGGTCTGCTGAAAGTTATATGATAATTCCTACCTACCATCCAGCCTCTGTGTTTTATAGACCGTCCAATCGAGACTTTCTCAAGCAGGATTGGGATAGTATTGGAAATTATTTATCGAATAGGAGTTTTTGATTTTATCTTAGACGAATTAAAGGACTCTTAATTGACTAATTGTATACCTTTGTATACAATATTGATATAGTATACAAACGTATACAAAGGAGGCGTTGATATGAGAAGTGAATCACATCCTAGAGGTAGACATGGTCACCATGACGAACATCATCGTGAAGGACGACGCAGAGGAAGACCAGAACAAGTAGATATAGAGAAAAAACACGGTGCTAAAACGTTCCGACGAGGTAGAGCATTAGCATTTTATGATCTGATGAATATGAAGTCCAATGCATTAAAGAAACAACTAGAAACTCCTGAATTACAATCAATTAATCCAATTATAGTTGGTGAATTGAAGGCAGTAGAAACACTAATGGAAGAGTTTGCACAGCTATTTGAACTATATGAAGTAGAAGAAACAACTCAAGAGATTGTTAATGAAGAGAAGTCAATTGATACACATAGCTAAAGAGACAGAATATACAGAGATATTTTAAATGGAGGAATGGAAATGTTAGTACAAATTCGTAAATGGACAGTGACAGAAGGAAATGCTGATAAAATTCTAGAACGCTTTAATAAAAAACCAGATCAAGGTCCATCGTTAATTGAGCAACGTGAAGGTTTCATCGGGCGTGAGTTATTAGTGAAAAATGTTCGTCGCGGTGAAGAAGAAGTATTAATGATTGTTCGTTGGGAATCAGAAGAGGCTTGGAAAGCATGGGAAAAAAGTCCAGAGCATATTGCGGGGCATAAAAAGAAAATTAAAGAACATGGTGGAAAACCACCGCAGCCTGAATATGTAATTGCTATGGAGCACGGTAGTTACACTGTTGTGGAATAGAATAATAGCGGTTTTCACGTAATAAAAATACTTATATTAAAATCTAGCATTGGATTAAGTGTCTCAAACACTTTTTCTGATGCTTTTTTAAAAGATAAGAAAGGATAAAAAAATGTAGCGTGAACACCGGGTTCATGGGACTTGAAATAATGAATAATACAGCTGATTTCCGTTTCAGGTGGAGTACAAAGGCTAAGTGCGCCACGTCGCGATCGCAACGCCTTCGTGACCAACATCCTGTTGGCCTCCGCAGGGTGAGCGATAAGCCATCACCGCCGCTCCGCGTTCGCCTGAGATGTCTTATCTGTCTCACTGATCCTGCCGGAGTCGCCACCTTCCCCTACAATCAAGCAGTGTGTACTACTCCACTAGAAGATTTAGTCAACCTTATCGCTTAGATAATAAGATTGTTCAAATTTTAAAGAGTGATCAAATTATTTGTAATCGCTTTTGAATTAGAAATGCTATTATTTGATAAGAGATGAAGGAAGTAGAATTTCTATTATATAAGTGGAAGTATAGAGAAATAGTAAGTGTTTACCTTATAAAGAAGCGAAATAGCGAACGAAATTGCATCTTCGGGGCCCACACGATGTGGGTCAGGCAGTCGTTGCGAAATGTTTTTTTATTTTGCGACGAGCTTTGCGCAGGAGCGCCACGATGTCGCGTACTTAGACTGTCATCTTCTCTATGAATGGGGAAGTATCTTTTCTCTAGTTATCCAAAAATGCACTTACCTGTTTTTAAGAGTTATAAAAGGACGCCGGACAGAAAAAGTAAAACTTCATTCCGTGGGGGCTTCATCCCCACGGAATGTTAGTTGAACCATTCGGGCTTTTTACGGGCAGTTATCTCCCACTTATGCTTTTTGTCGCTTAGGTCAAACATTTAAATGGGAGTGTACTGCCCGTTAAAACGGGACTAACGCTATAAGATTACCGGAAAAATGGATGCTAGTTGGTTGTGACGGAGGTCACAACCAACTAGCATCTCTAAAAATTCACTCGGTAATCATATAGCAAACATGTCTGTCCAAAGCCCTTCGAGAAGGATAGAAATAGGTTTTGAACTTAAAGGACCGGGCGTCTTTTTGCTCGGTTTTTCTTATTTAGAAGAAGTAGATAGGAGGAAGTTAAAACTTTAAAACGACTTGTTATAGGTTAAATCTAGCTCAGTTAGGCAACAAATTGAGGAGCAGGATGTTTCTTTTAAAGGTTTCAAGAAATTTTCCAATTGATCATAGGTAAAAAAATAATGTTTTCGTTAGTTGAAAAGAGTTGCACGAAGGAAACATTTTGCGTATAATAAATGAAAATCGATTAAATAGAAAGAAGTTGGGTCAATGGATGGAAATGTAGCTTTTGCTTTGTTACTTACATTATTTGCTGGTCTTGCAACAGGGATTGGTAGTCTGCTATCTTTATTGACATCTCGCACGAATACAAAATTTTTATCAGTTGCATTAGGTTTCTCAGCGGGTGTCATGATTTATGTATCCTTAGTAGAGATTTTCGTGAAGGCTAAGGATTCTCTCGTAGCAGAACTTGGAGCGACTAATGGGTATTGGATGACATTAGTTGGTTTCTTCGGTGGGATGGTAGTAATTGCGGTAATAGATCGATTAATACCTACTCTTGGTAATCCCCATGAGGTTAAAAGTGTAGAAGATATGGATGTAAAGTTAAGCAACCCAGAGCATACCAAATTGATGAAAATGGGTGTTTTCACAGCTCTTGCCATAGGAATTCATAATTTTCCTGAAGGAATTGCAACCTTCGCATCTGCTTTGCAAGATCCCAATTTAGGTATTGCAATTGCTATTGCGGTAGCAATTCATAATATTCCAGAAGGGATTGCGGTAGCAGTACCAATATACTTTGCAACAGGAAGTCGAAAAAAAGCCTTTAAATTATCCTTCTTATCTGGTTTAGCTGAACCAGTTGGAGCATTCGTCGCTTATTTAATACTGATGCCTTATTTAAATGGAGTAGTATTTGGAGTAGTATTTGCAGCAGTAGCAGGAATTATGGTCTTTATTTCATTGGATGAATTACTACCAGCAGCGAAAAAATATGATGAAACTCATTTATCTATTTACGGAGTCGTTGCAGGAATGCTCGTAATGGCCCTAAGTCTTGTATTATTAGCTTAACAATAAAAAAAGGCAGTGTAGCTTCTCTTAGGAGAGAGTAGCTAGCACTGCCTTTAATAATTGATCGGAAACGTATAAAAACTTCAACCTGTAGAAAACTTTCTGTAAGTATACTTACTTCACCGCTTAACGAGTAGGTTCAGCGTTTTTTACCGAAACAATTGTTCCTGTACGATTCATAGGTACTGCGACGAGGTTGAAATCTGGGAACTGTCCTTTTAACTTAGAGATGAATTCTACTTCTGTTCCTTTTTCAACAAGCGACAGGAGGGTAGGTCCTGCACCACTTATACAAGTTCCATATGCACCTGCATTTTTAGCAGCGATTTTTATATCCTTACTCTGTGGGATTAAATCGAGTCGGTATGGCTCGTGAAATAAATCCTGTTCCATATAAGTTCCAGCTTGTTCAAATGCTTGTGATAGAAAGGCTGCAGTTAACAAATTTGCGGTTGCACTTGCCTGTGCTGCCTCTAGACGAGTATAAGTATCTGGCAATGCTTGTCTTGCCTTAGCAGTTTTTAACTCGAAATTTGGGATAAAAAGAACAAATGATGCATCGATATGATTGGCATGAAATACATTTATCTCCCCATTCTCTGCATTAGAGGAAATGGTAAAGCCCCCATAAATGGAAGCAGCTGCGTTATCAGGATGTCCCTCCATTATAGTCGCAACTTTTAATTTGTCTTGGGTAGTTAGGTGTAATTCCATGACTTGGTTGGCTAATTCAACCCCAGCGACAATGGCAGAAGCACTGCTCCCCATACCACGTGCTAGCGGAATTTCACTCTTCACTCTCACTGTGCATGGAGGAAGTGAAAAACCGTGTAGCTCAGCAGTTTTTTCAGCAGCTTGGACAATTAAGTGATCCTGTGGGTTTGGAACATCGGGAAGATTATCCGTTAAATTAATGATTTTCCAATCAGATCCTAATTCGACTTCAAGCTCTAAATATTTATCTAGGGCGATACCGATGGAGTCAAATCCTGGTCCAAGGTTCGCTGTACTTGCCGGTATTGATATACACCAAACCATTATGCCAGCACCTCCTCGATAAATGCACGTAGAGCTGGTGCATTACTTTCTAGTTTATGTGGCTCAGCAACTTTTACGTCAATTGCAGTTTGTGGATCTTTTAAACCGTTGCCAGTTAATACTGCAACTACTTTGCTTCCTGCTTTAATTTTTCCGTTTTTTACTGAACGTAATAGACCTGCGATAGAAGCACATGAGCCAGGTTCTGCGAAGACACCCTCTCTACTTGCAATTAGTTTATACGCTTCGATAATTTCATCATCCGTTACAGCTTCGATGACACCATCAGATTCATCACGTGCTGCTTCTGCGCCTTTCCAGCTAGCTGGATTACCGATACGAATTGCAGTAGCGATTGTTTCAGGGAATTCGATAGGTTTTCCTTGTACGATGGCAGCAGAGCCCTCAGCTTCAAAGCCAAAGATTTGAGGTAGACCTGTTTGTTTTTTCTCGTTATATTCTTTAAACCCTTTCCAGTAAGCAGTAATATTACCTGCGTTTCCTACTGGTATTGCTAGATAGTCAGGTGCAGTACCTAACACATCGCAAATTTCAAAAGCTGCTGTTTTTTGCCCTTCAATACGATAGGGGTTAACAGAATTCACTAGTGTAATTGGAGATGTTTCGCTTATTGCACGGACCATATCAAGCGCCACATCAAAGTTTCCTTCTATTTGAATAACTTCTGCTCCGTACATATATGCTTGAGCTAACTTCCCGGCTGCTACTTTCCCTTCTGGAATAACAATAACTGCTCGCATTCCAGCACGAGCTGCATAAGCAGCTGCCGCAGCTGAAGTGTTACCTGTAGAAGCACAAATAACTGCTTTACTTCCTTCTTCTTTTGCCTTTGCAACAGCAAACACCATGCCTCTATCTTTAAAAGAACCAGTGGGATTTGCTCCTTCTACCTTTACGTATAATTCGATGCCTAATTCTTTTGATAAATTCTCCAGCTTAATAAGAGGCGTATTACCCTCCAGTAAAGTCAATTTAGGGGTATTTTCTGTTACTGGTAGAAACTCTTTATACTCTTCTATTAATCCTTGCCAAGCCATGATGTATTCCGCCTCTCTGTTCTTCTTGAAGAAACATATGTATTTGTATAAAGGACATTTTACTCTAATAAAGTGTAAAAAACAAGATAAAATTTATATTGTAACTTTGTTGTACCTTGCGTATACTAAACAAGTAAACTAAAAACTTTACAGGTGTAAAGACAGGGGTTGGATATACAGCTATGAAAGAACAAAAAAAGATATCTAAAAATAAACTATTGGGGATTGCAGGGCTTGCATGGATGTTCGATGCAATGGATGTTGGAATACTATCATTTGTAATAGCAGCCTTAGCAGTAGACTGGAATTTATCTCCAGAACAGATGGGGTGGATCGGGAGTGTCAACTCTATTGGGATGGCAGTAGGAGCTCTCGTATTTGGAGTTTTTGCAGATAAAGTAGGCCGAAAAAAAATATTTATGATTACACTACTGATGTTCTCTATCGCAAGTGGACTGTCCGCTCTAACGACAACATTAGCTGCATTTCTACTTTTACGATTTTTTGTAGGAATGGGACTCGGAGGAGAACTTCCCGTAGCATCAACATTAGTATCTGAAAGTGTGGAAGCTAAAGAACGTGGAAAAGTAGTGGTTTTATTAGAAAGTTTTTGGGCGGCAGGATGGATTATTTCCGCAATAATTGCCTATTTTATAATTCCTGATTACGG carries:
- a CDS encoding DUF6612 family protein, whose protein sequence is MKKWTALLSVVTLSLGLAACNETATPVQEKEVTETSKLTLQEVYDKSMKASKELKSVKGSIDMKQTMTIPSEEMTLDIQSVMDMEYIIEPMQMHQKGTTTMLGVGEGGESQETEMETYITEDAMYMYEGTTAQWMKFPQEMVDQMLSTTKQTDPATQLQPLQEYLEQVEFEQDDENYILTLEGSGEEFTSLVQDQVDEALQSLTTEENVNLDFAIHSIEYLVHIDKKSFQTNKLDMIIDMDMTIEGETVNMQLNAKTNFSNFNEIDEIVVPQEIIDGATEL
- a CDS encoding ABC transporter permease; the encoded protein is MRLWMLIVTVIILSVISLFIGAIDIKPSDLLNWESLETQIFLMSRLPRLLAIILAGAGMGIAGLIMQSLSRNKFVSPTTAGTLDAAKLGIIISMMFFTGMSYIGQIAFSFAFALIGTFIFMQLLERIKFKDAVFVPLIGIMYGNVIGALSTFLAYEGNMLQNVDAFFQGSFTLVVSGRYELLYVAVPAIIIAYIYANKFTVAGMGEDFAKNLGLSYRTVLNIGLIIVAVISTTVILTVGVIPFLGLIVPNLVSLYLGDNLRKTIPHTIFMGAAFLLFCDIISRLIVHPFEIPVNTTVAVIGSAIFLIMLFRGKAYAKK
- a CDS encoding iron chelate uptake ABC transporter family permease subunit, whose product is MRKNSTKLILLSVIALIFMMLFAFYDIQGGFSYAFPKRLERMFAMIITGTAIAYATVAFQTVTHNRLLTPSVMGIDSMYNIVQTIIYFALGSSSIFVVSRYLNFGVSIIAMVLFALILYRFLFRADKYPIFLLLLAGMIIGTLLGSLVTFMQVIIDPVEYESLQARLFASFMNVKTELLFLSAGILVLAFLYGTRILHKLDVMALGRDNAMNLGIDYDKMVLRILILSSILIAVSTALVGPITFLGLIVSNLAYQYFATYKHSVLIIGASLISIIALVGGQFLVLHVFNLTTTISVIINFIGGLYFIYLLLKESRKAA
- a CDS encoding iron ABC transporter ATP-binding protein; the protein is MIEIKGLSKSFGKKIVVEDVTLKIQSKAITSFIGPNGAGKSTLLSMVSRLLDADTGEVLLDQSDVKKMKSDKFAKRVAILKQSNHLNIRLTVRELVAFGRYPYSKGRLNEEDNKFVDQALEYMNLTDMQDKFLDELSGGQKQRAFISMVIAQDTEYILLDEPLNNLDMKHSVQIMKILRKLVDDLGKTVVIVLHDINFASVYSDRIVALKDGRLVKDGPTDEIINSDSLREVYDMHIPVQVQDGCRICVYFNSHN
- a CDS encoding siderophore ABC transporter substrate-binding protein; translated protein: MKKWNIITAAALALMLAACGSEETETPKAGDTNEASETEKEVVEESAFPMTVSSLTTARETEEGASVTFEDITLEEEPKRIISLDYGFLDTLDALGVEGIVGVAAGGGKGNIPEHLKEKYAPSDEIADVGTLKAIDFEAVAAANPDIIFMSGRQTPFYEELKEITPNVVFIGSDNSNYIDAVYETVDLAANMFGKVEKGEELKAELQEKVDAVKEKAAGYENALVAMYNDKKISGFDNSAESRFAYVYNDFGFKPATTDIKASSHGSDFSYESLLSVDPEVLLIVDRTVSDVETIKADIENDIIKQTRAYKEGKIVYLDGTNWYFSSNGVTTEAAKLQEILDELK
- a CDS encoding phosphatase PAP2 family protein — its product is MRKWFYPLSLVTLLGFAVLLLYFSSKEIAQLDYQMSQLFGDNKVIGLFHYLGETKFIVFITLILIIYLWFRSRNYRGMLFVVLSIGFGNVLNQMLKKWVERERPDVPQQIETFSFPSGHAMVGLLCLFTIAYFLTEHQSSRLKQVLIWTITISITMMVGLSRIAEHRHYASDVIAGWMIGYSWFVIVALWYEYRNRVFKKYTQ
- a CDS encoding uracil-DNA glycosylase, with translation MFEIPEELVKLGVERIAGFPVEGFVKGKGPKKPSILLIGEAPGENEAIKGVPFIGRAGDELNKSLESIGLTREDVYMTSAVRSRPYVWREKKTRNGELIQKKYNRPPTQLEVVAHAPILDYEIKNIVPHIIVTLGNVGLQRLLGKDAKVSILHGELLHRPIRHLKSLDSAEFIWSAESYMIIPTYHPASVFYRPSNRDFLKQDWDSIGNYLSNRSF
- a CDS encoding antibiotic biosynthesis monooxygenase family protein; amino-acid sequence: MLVQIRKWTVTEGNADKILERFNKKPDQGPSLIEQREGFIGRELLVKNVRRGEEEVLMIVRWESEEAWKAWEKSPEHIAGHKKKIKEHGGKPPQPEYVIAMEHGSYTVVE
- the zupT gene encoding zinc transporter ZupT: MDGNVAFALLLTLFAGLATGIGSLLSLLTSRTNTKFLSVALGFSAGVMIYVSLVEIFVKAKDSLVAELGATNGYWMTLVGFFGGMVVIAVIDRLIPTLGNPHEVKSVEDMDVKLSNPEHTKLMKMGVFTALAIGIHNFPEGIATFASALQDPNLGIAIAIAVAIHNIPEGIAVAVPIYFATGSRKKAFKLSFLSGLAEPVGAFVAYLILMPYLNGVVFGVVFAAVAGIMVFISLDELLPAAKKYDETHLSIYGVVAGMLVMALSLVLLA
- the thrB gene encoding homoserine kinase, with the translated sequence MVWCISIPASTANLGPGFDSIGIALDKYLELEVELGSDWKIINLTDNLPDVPNPQDHLIVQAAEKTAELHGFSLPPCTVRVKSEIPLARGMGSSASAIVAGVELANQVMELHLTTQDKLKVATIMEGHPDNAAASIYGGFTISSNAENGEINVFHANHIDASFVLFIPNFELKTAKARQALPDTYTRLEAAQASATANLLTAAFLSQAFEQAGTYMEQDLFHEPYRLDLIPQSKDIKIAAKNAGAYGTCISGAGPTLLSLVEKGTEVEFISKLKGQFPDFNLVAVPMNRTGTIVSVKNAEPTR
- the thrC gene encoding threonine synthase, giving the protein MAWQGLIEEYKEFLPVTENTPKLTLLEGNTPLIKLENLSKELGIELYVKVEGANPTGSFKDRGMVFAVAKAKEEGSKAVICASTGNTSAAAAAYAARAGMRAVIVIPEGKVAAGKLAQAYMYGAEVIQIEGNFDVALDMVRAISETSPITLVNSVNPYRIEGQKTAAFEICDVLGTAPDYLAIPVGNAGNITAYWKGFKEYNEKKQTGLPQIFGFEAEGSAAIVQGKPIEFPETIATAIRIGNPASWKGAEAARDESDGVIEAVTDDEIIEAYKLIASREGVFAEPGSCASIAGLLRSVKNGKIKAGSKVVAVLTGNGLKDPQTAIDVKVAEPHKLESNAPALRAFIEEVLA